In the genome of Nocardioides sp. NBC_00368, the window CCCGGCGGCCCGAGACGTTGTGTCTCAGATAACCGAATCCCCCAGGAGGTCCCACGATGCGTCGTGCGGCAGCAGTCACCGTCGCCATGCTCTTCGTCTTCTCGCTCACCGCAGCCGGCCCAGCGATGAGCGCGAGCCCGGAACTGCGGGACGTGATGCTCGTGGGCAACAACTGGGACGGGACCGCCTCGATCGTCGATGCCCGCAGCTTCGAGGTGCTGCGCAAAGGCATCGACCTGGTGCCGGACAAGGACGAGGAGATCGCCGAGATCCACCAGGATCCCGAGCGGCTGGCCTACTACTACCTGGTCCGCTACGGCCCTGGCGAAGGCAACGACCAGCTCGTGGACGACATGTTCACCACCAGGGACGGCAAGCTGCTGGCAGTCTCGCGGCCGAGCCTCGCCGACGTGGTCTGGATCGACATCGAGAAGGCGCTCGCGGGCTCCCCGGACTCCGTCGTGGTCGAGCAGCAGATGGACGGTCACCGCACCGACCACATGGGCCTCTCCCCCGACGGCACCAAGCTGCTGGTCTCCGACTCGACCTCGCGGACGGTGCACGAGTACTGGATGGGTGGCGCGGGCGACCCGCGGACGGGTGAACGGCTGCGTACGTTCGAGTCGGGCGAGACGCCCCACGAGAACAACTACTCCGAGGACGGCTCGCGCATCTTTCACGCCTCGATCGGCCGCGTCTACCTCCCCGGCGACCAGAAGGAGATCTCCCTCGACTCGCTACCGCTGATCAGCCTCGATCAGCTCGGCCTCGGCACCATCCCCGGCACCGACCTGCTCCCGCCGGTCAAGATCGGCCCGATCCACGATGCGATCAAGGGCGATCGCTGGTTCGAGATCGTCGACGAGTCCACCTTCGAGATCTCCCAGCGCTGGGAGATGGGCAAGGAGCTCGAGGAGGCCGGCTATCCCTCGATCTCCTCAGCCGTACGTCCCATGGCGGTCGCGCCCGGTGAGCGGTTCATCTACTTCCAGATGTCGTTCCTGCACGGCCTGGTCGAGTTCGACACCCGGGCGGCCGACATCGACGGCAAGGTCGGCTACTCGACCGGCGCGATCGAGGAGCCCCGCACCGGTGCCGTCACGCGCGTCATCCCGCTCCCCAAGCGCACCCAGCTGCCGCGCGAGCTCTACGTCAACGACTCCGCCCACCACGGTCTCTCGATCGACGCCAAGGGCGAGACGCTGTGCGCGGCGGGCACGATGGACGACTATGTCGCGATGGTCGACCGTGCGACGGGTGATTTCAAGACCCTCGACGAGGAGACCACCGGCCACTACTACGGCAAGCCCTACTGGACCACCGAGGGCCTCGGCCACACCTGCTGGGCGTCGCTCTCGGACGCCGATGCGGTCGCCGTGATCGACTTCCGCACCGGCGAGGAGCTCGCCTACCTCGACGTCGGCAACCACCCCCAGCGCGTACGCCACGGGCAGATCCCGAGCTCGCTGCTCGGCTAGGCACCGGGAGCCCGGTCCCGGCCTCGGGGCCGGGGTCCGCGCTTCGCGGCGGCTGTGCAATGGCGGCACTGGCGACGAGGCTGTGCGATAGCGCGCCGGGATAATCCCGGTCTGACGCCGCAGATTCCCGTCATGACGGGACTCTGCGGCGTCATCCGGCGCACAGACAGAGCACTTCCCCGCCATGGCGGGAAAGTGCTTGCGGCGACTCGTCAGCGAACCGGCGCGCCGGCGCCGGAGAGCGCCTGCTTGACCTCGCCGATCCGCACCTTGCCGAAGTGGAAGATGGTGGCTGCGAGGACGGCGTCCGCGCCGGCCTCGACCGCGGGCGGGAAGTGCTCGGACCTGCCGGCGCCGCCGGAGGCGATGACCGGGACGGTCACCTCGCTGCGTACGGCCTTGATCAGGTCGATGTCGAAGCCGTCCTCGGTGCCGTCGGCGTCCATCGCGTTGAGCAGGATCTCGCCGGCGCCGAGCTCGACGGCCTTCGCCGCCCACTCGATCGCGTCGATCCCGGCCGACTTGCGGCCGCCGTGAGTGGTCACCTCGAACCCGGAGTCGGTCCCCGGCGCCCGCCTGGCGTCGACGGAGAGCACCAGGACCTGGTTGCCGAAGCGGTCGGCGATCTCGGCAATCAGCTCGGGACGTACGATCGCCGCGGTGTTGACCGCGATCTTGTCCGCCCCTGCGCGGAGCATCCGGTCGACGTCGTCGACGCTGCGGATCCCGCCGCCAACGGTCAGCGGGATGAAGACCTGCTCGGCGGTACGCGTGACGATCTCGAGCGTCGTCGCCCGCCCCTCGTGGGAGGCGGAGATGTCGAGGAAGGTGAGCTCGTCGGCGCCTTCCTTGTCGTACGTCGCGGCCAGCTCCACCGGGTCGCCGGCGTCGCGCAACTCCTTGAAGTTGATCCCCTTGACGACGCGACCCGCGTCGACGTCGAGGCACGGGATGACGCGTACGGCAAGGCTCATGACAGGTCCCCGCGCTGCCGACCGAGGGTGAGGTCGAGCGCGTCGGCGAGGTCCAGCGAGCCGGTGTAGAGCGCCGTGCCGGCGATCGCGCCCTCCACGCCGACCGCCACCAGGCCCATCAGCGCCTCGATGTCGTCGATCGTGGTCACTCCCCCGCTCGCCACGACCGGACGGTCTGTGGCCTCGCAGACCGCGCGGAGCAGGTCGAGGTTGGGGCCCTGGAGCATGCCGTCCTTGTTGACATCGGTGACGACGTAGCGCGCGCAGCCCTCGGAGTCGAGGCGGGCGAGGGTCTCGTAGAGGTCGCCGCCGTCCTTGGTCCAGCCGCGCGCGGCGAGGGTGCGGCCGCGGACGTCCAGACCCACCGCGACCCGGTCGCCGTAGGTCGCGATCGCCTGCCGGGTCCACTCCGGGTTCTCCAGCGCGGCGGTGCCGATGTTGACGCGGCGGCAGCCGGTCGCCATCGCGGCCTCGAGCGACTCGTCGTCGCGGATCCCACCGCTCATCTCGACCTTGATGTCGAGCTTGCCGACGATCCCTGCGAGGATCTCCCGGTTGTTGCCGTGACCGAACGCGGC includes:
- a CDS encoding YncE family protein encodes the protein MRRAAAVTVAMLFVFSLTAAGPAMSASPELRDVMLVGNNWDGTASIVDARSFEVLRKGIDLVPDKDEEIAEIHQDPERLAYYYLVRYGPGEGNDQLVDDMFTTRDGKLLAVSRPSLADVVWIDIEKALAGSPDSVVVEQQMDGHRTDHMGLSPDGTKLLVSDSTSRTVHEYWMGGAGDPRTGERLRTFESGETPHENNYSEDGSRIFHASIGRVYLPGDQKEISLDSLPLISLDQLGLGTIPGTDLLPPVKIGPIHDAIKGDRWFEIVDESTFEISQRWEMGKELEEAGYPSISSAVRPMAVAPGERFIYFQMSFLHGLVEFDTRAADIDGKVGYSTGAIEEPRTGAVTRVIPLPKRTQLPRELYVNDSAHHGLSIDAKGETLCAAGTMDDYVAMVDRATGDFKTLDEETTGHYYGKPYWTTEGLGHTCWASLSDADAVAVIDFRTGEELAYLDVGNHPQRVRHGQIPSSLLG
- the hisF gene encoding imidazole glycerol phosphate synthase subunit HisF, whose product is MSLAVRVIPCLDVDAGRVVKGINFKELRDAGDPVELAATYDKEGADELTFLDISASHEGRATTLEIVTRTAEQVFIPLTVGGGIRSVDDVDRMLRAGADKIAVNTAAIVRPELIAEIADRFGNQVLVLSVDARRAPGTDSGFEVTTHGGRKSAGIDAIEWAAKAVELGAGEILLNAMDADGTEDGFDIDLIKAVRSEVTVPVIASGGAGRSEHFPPAVEAGADAVLAATIFHFGKVRIGEVKQALSGAGAPVR
- the priA gene encoding bifunctional 1-(5-phosphoribosyl)-5-((5-phosphoribosylamino)methylideneamino)imidazole-4-carboxamide isomerase/phosphoribosylanthranilate isomerase PriA, translated to MGDYLELLPAVDVKGGQAVQLVQGVDGSEKRFGDPFEAALRWQETGAEWIHLVDLDAAFGHGNNREILAGIVGKLDIKVEMSGGIRDDESLEAAMATGCRRVNIGTAALENPEWTRQAIATYGDRVAVGLDVRGRTLAARGWTKDGGDLYETLARLDSEGCARYVVTDVNKDGMLQGPNLDLLRAVCEATDRPVVASGGVTTIDDIEALMGLVAVGVEGAIAGTALYTGSLDLADALDLTLGRQRGDLS